One Meles meles chromosome 11, mMelMel3.1 paternal haplotype, whole genome shotgun sequence DNA segment encodes these proteins:
- the LOC123952833 gene encoding interferon alpha-1/2-like yields MALPCSFLVALVVLSCHSLSSLACDLPQDHGLLHWRALMLLRQMKRLSASSCDNYTKDFGFPQEVFDGKQLQKAQALPFVHVTNQKTFNLFCTEASPPPWNTNLLGELCSGLSELLGHLEACPLQEAGVGEKPLVNGDSILRNYFQRISLYLQEKQYSPCAWEMVRAEIMKPLYASTVLQERFRRKKRHPFQHGNDSL; encoded by the coding sequence ATGGCTCTGCCCTGCTCCTTCTTGGTGGCCCTGGTGGTGCTCAGCTGCCACTCCCTCAGCTCTCTGGCATGTGACCTGCCTCAGGACCATGGCCTGCTGCACTGGAGGGCCTTGATGCTTCTGAGACAAATGAAGAGACTGTCTGCTAGCTCCTGTGACAACTATACAAAGGACTTTGGCTTCCCCCAGGAGGTGTTTGATGGCAAGCAGCTGCAGAAGGCTCAAGCCCTCCCTTTCGTCCATGTGACGAACCAGAAGACCTTCAACCTCTTCTGCACAGAGGCCTCACCTCCTCCTTGGAACACGAACCTCCTGGGGGAATTGTGCTCAGGACTCTCTGAGCTGCTGGGCCACCTGGAAGCCTGTCCCCTGCAGGAGGCAGGTGTGGGAGAGAAGCCCCTTGTGAATGGGGACTCCATCCTGAGGAACTACTTCCAGAGGATCTCCCTCTATCTGCAAGAGAAGCAATACAGCCCTTGTGCCTGGGAGATGGTCCGAGCAGAGATCATGAAACCCTTGTATGCATCAACCGTCTTGCAAGAAAGATTCAGGAGAAAGAAGCGACACCCCTTTCAACATGGAAATGATTCCCTCTGA